tacaaaatatatgtagagcatttatttaaaggtgccatcgaaactttttttacaagatgtaatataagtctaaggtgtcccctgaatgtgtctgtgaagtttcagctcaaaataccccatagatttttttaactgcctattttggggcatatttagaaatgcgccgattcatgttgcggcccctttaaatgctcacgctccccgcccacagagctcgcgcttgccttaaacagtgcataaacaaagtttacacggctaatataaccctcaaaatggatctttacaaagtgttcgtcatgcatactgcatgcatgtgtcggattatgtgagtattgcaGTTATTTGGATGtctacatttgattctgaatgaatttgaggctgtgatccgtggctaacggctaatgctacactgttggagagatttataaagaatgaagttgtgtttatgaattatacagactgcaagtgtttaaaaatgaaaatagcgatggctcttgtctccgtgaatacagtaataaacaatggtaactttaaccacatttaacagtacattagcaacatgctaacgaaacatttagaaagacagtttacaaatatcactaaaaatatcatgttatcatggatcatgtcagttattattgctccatttgccatttttcgctgttgttcttgcttccttaactagtctgatgattcagctgtgcacagatccagacgttctgcccttgtgtaatgccttgatcatgggctggcatatgcaaatattgggggcgtacatattaatgatctcgactgttacgtaacagtcggtgttatgttgagattcgcctgttcttcggaggtcttttaaacaaatgggatttatataagaaggaggaaacaatggagtttgagactcactgtttgtcatttccatgtactgaactcttgttatttaactatgtcaagataaattcaatttttaattctagggcacctttaaaataaaaacctttTATAGCATTATAAATTGTCACTTtggatcaatttaatgcttcctttctgaataaaatatttcctttttttttcctttttttttttttttttttttttttttaaatattactgaccccaaagaGATTAGAAAATGGAAAATTCACTTTTCATCGCTGTTGGATTGCACACATTATTTTCTGAACAGTTACGTTTTCTAGTCAAGTCATCTAATTTCAATAGCAACAATGTCTAACAAGAAGTTATGAATTGCttacatataaaacatttatcattttatatatagtgTTATGCTACTGAGATTCAGTAGCATAACAACTGGTAGGCCTTTAACATATGTTGAAGTGTTAACATAAATTATCTGCACAGAATGAAGAACtgttaatttaaaacaataccTTGCTCAGGAGCATTGAAAAGAGTGTGGCTGTTTGTTcttttacacctggtattacagtttttctcaatcgatttgacacatttctccaaACTCAGGTCAttgttctcaaaacagttaaaggtgccctagaacactatttcacaagatgtaatataagtctaaggtgtccccagaatgtgtctgtgaagtttcagctcaaaataccccatagatgtttttattataccatgttttacctgcctattttggggtgtaattaaaaatgtgctgattcagtgtgtgtacacctttaaatgcttgtgctTTCCGGCTGTGCATCTCCACGATGTTAATACTTGCTTGCCttaaacatgggctggtatatgcaaaagttgggggggcatacatattaatgatcctgactgttgcgTACTGCTTTTTTTTCCCACGATGCATGACTCATGAAAATATATGCTGAGATGTTGAAATGTGTCAAttcaattgagaaaaactgtaagatgcattttggtcgatcggatcacaagtggacgatgctaaatacaggtgtaaatggggtgtaaaacgttttgagcttgttcactttcaaccacttccagaggtagtcgaaaaagCATTCGACCGGACTGCTTTTGTAGTgtagacgctcatgtggtcgattGTGTGCGAACAACCACAAAAGACCGCCTACTTacctaatgcataaacattatgttAAGCGCACTAGACAGACAGGATTTGAattttgtcggctgaagacccaattttggtttgaagatgaaaaacgtaccaagcacaatgttctctcgcTGTTCCTGATTTCTAACGTCCTGTGGATATTAAAGcagaaagctgctgctctctgtgtgtttttccaTCATCTCCAGTtacgttcatatgtaaattccATGAGCTTATTTCATCCATTAGGTTGAAGGATCTGCAAAAAAGCCAATATATTGACTCACCCATAGACCATCCCCTTGAAAAAATCAGGACAAAAGTGGCttaaagtggacaaaagagatggattaaaacatcAGGTGTAAACGGGTAAGTGTCTGCCTCATACTTGTGATttgatcgaccaaaatgcatcttaataccaggtgtaaacagggccattAAATGTGTGACCAGATCCTTCTCACTAGGCTGCTTTTCACCAATAGTGTAAGTACTTCACAACATCATTCAGTCTCTACTCCACCTGAACAGCAAACAAAAAACTGAGAAAAGTACACAAccctcaaaagtttggggtcagaaagaactctttttaatatttatattcagcAAGGATCCATTAAATCAGTTAAAAGTGAAAGTCGAGACATTTGCGATgttataaatcaaataaatgctgttcttttgaactttctattcatcaaagaatcctgaaaaaaatgtatcatggtttccacaaatattttaaagggttagttcaccaaaaaatgaaatttctatcattaagtactcgccctcatgtcgtcacaaactcgtaagacttttgttcatcttcggaacacaaattaagatttttggtgaaatccgagggtatctgaaccACACGTAGGctgcaacgtcattgcaccgtctgaggtccagaaagacattaaagacattgttaaaatagtcaacgtgactacagtgattcaacctttcAGCATTCAGCCAGCAGTATTGAGCCTCCGAGTGGTTTGTTCCTCTGACGCAAATCCCATGCAAACAGTTGTTGATGTGTTATTTGGCTAATTGAGGAGTCATTCTCCAAAGGTCTTTGATGTCCAGAAGGGGCAGTGCATTGATGGCCATTTCTCtttaatgcatatttaattGCAGATCTCCAGGATATCTTGTTCTTCACTCTCTCTGGCCGAAGGTCTAATTGATGTATTTTCTCAAATAAAGGCCGCATATTTTTATGCAGGCACAAGAAAAGTAGTCTCTTAAAAAGGTCAAGTTGACCTTAGCTCAAAGTACTTGATGCAAATTAATTTACCACCAACCAAAGAAAGCAAATCAATATAACTACATCAAGGAGCCATTTTATTATTGACTCAGCAAAGGATGAAGCAGGAAACTGTATAAGGAGATTGAACAATCACAAATGAATGAAATTTATTGGCACATTGTGCATATGGCATCAGGAGAGTGTTTCTGTATTGAGACAACGTGTGTAAAAGAATCAATGGATTGTTCTTCTTTTGAGCCTTTATTTAGCAGGAATGAGATNNNNNNNNNNNNNNNNNNNNNNNNNNNNNNNNNNNNNNNNNNNNNNNNNNNNNNNNNNNNNNNNNNNNNNNNNNNNNNNNNNNNNNNNNNNNNNNNNNNNNNNNNNNNNNNNNNNNNNNNNNNNNNNNNNNNNNNNNNNNNNNNNNNNNNNNNNNNNNNNNNNNNNNNNNNNNNNNNNNNNNNNNNNNNNNNNNNNNNNNNNNNNNNNNNNNNNNNNNNNNNNNNNNNNNNNNNNNNNNNNNNNNNNNNNNNNNNNNNNNNNNNNNNNNNNNNNNNNNNNNNNNNNNNNNNNNNNNNNNNNNNNNNNNNNNNNNNNNNNNNNNNNNNNNNNNNNNNNNNNNNNNNNNNNNNNNNNNNNNNNNNNNNNNNNNNNNNNNNNNNNNNNNNNNNNNNNNNNNNNNNNNNNNNNNNNNNNNNNNNNNNNNNNNNNNNNNNNNNNNNNNNNNNNNNNNNNNNNNNNNNNNNNNNNNNNNNNNNNNNNNNNNNNNNNNNNNNNNNNNNNNNNNNNNNNNNNNNNNNNNNNNNNNNNNNNNNNNNNNNNNNNNNNNNNNNNNNNNNNNNNNNNNNNNNNNNNNNNNNNNNNNNNNNNNNNNNNNNNNNNNNNNNNNNNNNNNNNNNNNNNNNNNNNNNNNNNNNNNNNNNNNNNNNNNNNNNNNNNNNNNNNNNNNNNNNNNNNNNNNNNNNNNNNNNNNNNNNNNNNNNNNNNNNNNNNNNNNNNNNNNNNNNNNNNNNNNNNNNNNNNNNNNNNNNNNNNNNNNNNNNNNNNNNNNNNNNNNNNNNNNNNNNNNNNNNNNNNNNNNNNNNNNNNNNNNNNNNNNNNNNNNNNNNNNNNNNNNNNNNNNNNNNNNNNNNNNNNNNNNNNNNNNNNNNNNNNNNNNNNNNNNNNNNNNNNNNNNNNNNNNNNNNNNNNNNNNNNNNNNNNNNNNNNNNNNNNNNNNNNNNNNNNNNNNNNNNNNNNNNNNNNNNNNNNNNNNNNNNNNNNNNNNNNNNNNNNNNNNNNTgctcattttgaatttgaatgcattaactaactgaGATCTTATTGTAAAATGATACCTATTGGTCTTTATAgttcttttgcattttaatctgtgtacatttttttttttttttttttttttttttaactttatacaTCTTTTGTCTATtgcttaattgtatttaaatgttctgttatttttgttgtaagaaaatggttattaaacctgttatactGTATTATGACAACACATTTTTGCGAATAAGTTTGTGTCGTGATAATACCATTAGGGCTGGTcagaataccttttttttttttttttttttttttttgattcgcAGCTCAGTAGTAAACGGCACTGAATATTCAAAGCTTCAGCGGGAGGGGgctgaagatatttttattaaaggcaTGTGTAACGAGTATAAATATGgtgtggcccctttaagagctgcacacTCTTGGTTGAACTGTGTCGAACTCGAACACATGTATGTGggttatttctgtttttctgttgctcatttaaaagttatttttaatgtgtatttattttaattctattTAGATGTTTACTGAAGGGTTTGGCCTGGTAAATTATTCCGAAAGTGATGAGACTGATGATGAGAAAGACAACCCTACCTCTTTTGTTCGACAAAAGACAAGGAATGAAAACATTCAGGTATGCCTCAGATGCAGTACTTTAAATTCTTGTGTAAAGTTTTTCTAAAtagttcaaacatttttttccctgtGACTGGTTTTAATAGAGTGTAAGCAAAAATGTATAATCGTACATTAAAATGACTCCCTTTTTGCCAGATGGATGGGGTACCTGATTATTCTGACCCTCTGTTTGACTCGAGTGAGAGTATAGTTGATGAAACTGATGAGGAGTCCAGTTCTCAATCAGACAAAGTTGTTCCAAAGCGAAGGACAAAAAGCATTTCGGTATGCAAATGATTTTATTAAATGATTTTGATAGAATGTGAACAACCATACCATGACCAAACTCCCTATTTGCAGATGGATAAAGTACCAGATTGTTCTGTTCCAAGTGATGAAAGCACAGATGAGATTGACACTATGTCGGAAATGGCTCCACAAAGGCCAAAGAGAAGCTGTCACCATCCTGTAAGCCTAATTTTTTTATGCTTTGTTACTTAATGGTTGATGCTACCCAAACTCCAGATTTTGTATGTAACCGACCCGGAAACGGcattccttacgtcacgacttaacaagcgaaTAAGGTCTCCATAAACGTAAACTTCAAATACCTTTCATAGTCAAACTATACTAACAGTAACTTAAGATTTCTCATCCATTAACATGATGCCAGTCCATTGTTGCTCCAAATAATATTGAAAGGGGTGTGCCACCTTATGCTTTTCTCTATATTTGGCACACTGTCAATGATTTTAGTCTCTTGGTCTAACTTTTAATTAatagttcatttttaatttctaatttaatttacttGTTTAAAAGCTCTCTACATTTTTACCTAGGTTCCTTACAGAATGTATGTCATCCCAACATGCAGTAGGCAGTTCATTGTTTAGTCAGTTTTTCATGCTaaagtttatatatacatatatacacattgaATGGAAATTGATTGCAACCAACAGTTTTAAGACTTGTATGTCGTTCAGGCTGGCTAATGGTAATCTATGCTTGTCCAATTGAAACTAAATGCTCTGTGTTTgtaataaacaatatataacattataaaccTATTAAGTAGTGCAAACTTCTGGTCAAAATGAGTGATCTGTATTTATTTCTATCATGTTATGAAGGATCACTAATGCACATAAATGATTGATGACCTTCATTTTGGGGGACTAATCCTGttaaccttttctttttcttttttgaaagatTCAAAGGCATCTTGTAGAATCAGATGACTCATGTGGCGATAGCGAAGATGAGTATATTCCAGATCCCAGGGAGGAAAGTACAGGGGAAAGCAATGACAGTGACTGCAGCTTGAAGTTATCTCTGGAAAATAAACCAAAGTCATCTATTAGTCAAAGCAGAAGCAAGTCATCAAGTAAGAGCAGGTGCAAGTCTTCAGGTCAGAGCCAATTTGAGTCCAGTCAGAGCAGAAGATTTGAAACAAGTCAAGACTCTGTGCAAAGATTTTCCAATAGCAGAGATGAAAGAAGCAGAGAGAAAACAGGGCAAACATATAGTAAGAAGGCGATGAGTGTTTCAGTTCCTCTTGAAGAGCCCTCTGTCTATGTTAatgaagttttaaaaaaagaagatggGTCTAGAAGATACAACAAGAAGCATCACTGCTTGTTTTGTAGCCAAGTTGTTCAGAAAATGTCCAGACACTTGTCACGTAAACACAGCGACGTAGTTGAAGTTGCTAAAGCATTAAGTTTGCCAAAGAACTCGAAAGAAAGGAGACTACAGTTAGATTATATCCGAAACAAAGGAAACTTTGAGCACAACGTTGAAGTTTTGGAGAGCCGCAAAGGCCAACTCATCCCATGGAAGCAaccaaagaaaaaaactgaaGGACAAGAATTTACGCACTGTGTTTACTGCTACGGACTGTTCCGAAAAAAAGTGATGTGGAGACATTTTAAGGTTTGCAATTTTAAGCCTCAGGGCAAAAACTCTAAACGAGGAAAATCCAGAGTTCAAGCGTTGTGTGCTTTTGCAGAACCTGCTCCAGCTGGTTTTAGTGACGCATACTGGAAGTTCCTGAGCGAAATGAACCAGGACGAAGTTGCAGTTGCAGTTAAGGAAGACCGCTGCAttcttgagtatggtctcagATTATTCAGTAAGAATGAGCACGTAACTAGCCAACATCAATATATCAGACAGAAACTCAGAGAGCTTGCCAGGCTGGTACTTGAAGCAAAAAAGGTGACGCATGTGAAGTCAATAAAAGAACTCATAAAACCTGAAAAGTACAGTCAGGTTGTCAGAGCTACAAGATGCCTTGCTGGTTTTAGTGACACAACTGGCAAATATAAACGTCCATCTCTTGCTCGCAAAGTTGGGCATGGCTTGCATGCTTTAGCTATGTTTATCAAGTCTGAAGGACTGATGAGGAAAGATCAACAGACTGCCAAAGATGCTGAGGAATTTGCACTGTTATATCAAGAAAGTTGGAAATTTGACATTGCGAGTCAAGCACTTACTCAGCTTAATCAGACCAAGTGGAATTCTCCTCAGGTTCTGCCGTTCACACAGGACGTCCAAAAACTTCATTGCTATTTGTCTGACAAACAGCAAGAACTACTTGATGCTCTTCAAAAAGAGCCTTCTCCATTAAACTGGAAAGACCTAGCTAAAGTGACCCTGGCAAATGTTATCCTCTTCAACCGCCGTAGATCAGGAGAGGTATCCCGAATGCCCTTGTCTGTGTACTTGTCAAAGGATACATCAGAAACTCATGAAGATGTTAACCTAGCCCTTACAGCACTCGAGCAGAAGCTTTGCAAACATTTTGTCCG
This DNA window, taken from Megalobrama amblycephala isolate DHTTF-2021 linkage group LG4, ASM1881202v1, whole genome shotgun sequence, encodes the following:
- the LOC125267237 gene encoding uncharacterized protein LOC125267237 isoform X2, with protein sequence MFTEGFGLVNYSESDETDDEKDNPTSFVRQKTRNENIQMDGVPDYSDPLFDSSESIVDETDEESSSQSDKVVPKRRTKSISMDKVPDCSVPSDESTDEIDTMSEMAPQRPKRSCHHPIQRHLVESDDSCGDSEDEYIPDPREESTGESNDSDCSLKLSLENKPKSSISQSRSKSSSKSRCKSSGQSQFESSQSRRFETSQDSVQRFSNSRDERSREKTGQTYSKKAMSVSVPLEEPSVYVNEVLKKEDGSRRYNKKHHCLFCSQVVQKMSRHLSRKHSDVVEVAKALSLPKNSKERRLQLDYIRNKGNFEHNVEVLESRKGQLIPWKQPKKKTEGQEFTHCVYCYGLFRKKVMWRHFKVCNFKPQGKNSKRGKSRVQALCAFAEPAPAGFSDAYWKFLSEMNQDEVAVAVKEDRCILEYGLRLFSKNEHVTSQHQYIRQKLRELARLVLEAKKVTHVKSIKELIKPEKYSQVVRATRCLAGFSDTTGKYKRPSLARKVGHGLHALAMFIKSEGLMRKDQQTAKDAEEFALLYQESWKFDIASQALTQLNQTKWNSPQVLPFTQDVQKLHCYLSDKQQELLDALQKEPSPLNWKDLAKVTLANVILFNRRRSGEVSRMPLSVYLSKDTSETHEDVNLALTALEQKLCKHFVRVAIVGKRGRKVPVLLTPVMRESLDALTEKREECGVLKENGFLFALPHSVHYLRGSDCIRQFVNECDDIKHPEALTSTKLRKHIATLSTVLNLKTTELDQLADFLGHNIAVHRKHYRLPEGTLQLAKISKVLLALEKGRLGEYKGKNLDEIQLDVTEAVDVDMDECSQEEDSGTIISK
- the LOC125267237 gene encoding uncharacterized protein LOC125267237 isoform X1 codes for the protein MFTEGFGLVNYSESDETDDEKDNPTSFVRQKTRNENIQMDGVPDYSDPLFDSSESIVDETDEESSSQSDKVVPKRRTKSISMDKVPDCSVPSDESTDEIDTMSEMAPQRPKRSCHHPIQRHLVESDDSCGDSEDEYIPDPREESTGESNDSDCSLKLSLENKPKSSISQSRSKSSSKSRCKSSGQSQFESSQSRRFETSQDSVQRFSNSRDERSREKTGQTYSKKAMSVSVPLEEPSVYVNEVLKKEDGSRRYNKKHHCLFCSQVVQKMSRHLSRKHSDVVEVAKALSLPKNSKERRLQLDYIRNKGNFEHNVEVLESRKGQLIPWKQPKKKTEGQEFTHCVYCYGLFRKKVMWRHFKVCNFKPQGKNSKRGKSRVQALCAFAEPAPAGFSDAYWKFLSEMNQDEVAVAVKEDRCILEYGLRLFSKNEHVTSQHQYIRQKLRELARLVLEAKKVTHVKSIKELIKPEKYSQVVRATRCLAGFSDTTGKYKRPSLARKVGHGLHALAMFIKSEGLMRKDQQTAKDAEEFALLYQESWKFDIASQALTQLNQTKWNSPQVLPFTQDVQKLHCYLSDKQQELLDALQKEPSPLNWKDLAKVTLANVILFNRRRSGEVSRMPLSVYLSKDTSETHEDVNLALTALEQKLCKHFVRVAIVGKRGRKVPVLLTPVMRESLDALTEKREECGVLKENGFLFALPHSVHYLRGSDCIRQFVNECDDIKHPEALTSTKLRKHIATLSTVLNLKTTELDQLADFLGHNIAVHRKHYRLPEGTLQLAKISKVLLALEKGRLGEYKGKNLDEIQLDVTEAVDVDMDECSQEEDEFIPEAVDSVKSIEEPTSTVYLQPKAKTAKKRGKQTAARRCWSADECAAVEKHLKKFITRNQVPGKMDCEHCIEAEPEVLGTRDWKAVKYFIKNRITALRRKVE